A single region of the Nicotiana sylvestris chromosome 6, ASM39365v2, whole genome shotgun sequence genome encodes:
- the LOC138870795 gene encoding uncharacterized protein, with protein sequence MFSAFVRKTQKQLGNQLASIRSDHGTEFENAKFAEFCDENGIYHNFYAPRTPQQNGVVERKNMTLEDMARTMLLSSKLPQSFWPEAVNTTCYIINRCMTKPLVEKIPYELLKGRKPNISHLRAFGCKFFVHNNGKDSLVFDETNILSERQEHEDEAIGLVKDLTEALAQVKVAPKEGTGDGTGSSIQGNLTEGTSQRGIEINPLKKLVHDPVPQQQNMGEVSSRNQLVVKPHKYQSSHLIENIIADPTFRVKNRSQLKNLCAFDAFLHLIEPKNIVEALQDADWVNAMQDGLNQFERSQVWHLVPRPKDRSIIDIDEPGSSVDQKLYRGIIGLLLYLTASRPDIVFSVGFCARFQANPKESPLTDVKRILRYLKGTTDLCLWYPKGSNFNLEGYADADYIGLLVDRKNTSVALFTAEAEYVAAASCCAQLLWIKQQLVDFGIDVGCIPILCDNNSAISMFKRVLNEETGSSVWGHMKVQGSQIDHSKSRISG encoded by the exons ATGTTTAgtgcttttgttagaaaaacccagaaacaattaggaaatcaacttgcatccattaggtctgatcatggaactgaatttgaaaatgctaagtttgctgaattctgtgatgaaaatggtatatATCATAACTTCtatgcccctaggactcctcaacaaaatggagtagttgaaagaaagaacatgactcttgaagacatggctaggactatgcttctttctagtaaactgccccaaaGCTTCTGGCCAGAGGCTGTAAACACTacatgttacattatcaatagatgcatgactaaacctcttgtagagaagattCCCTATGaattacttaaagggagaaaaccaaatatatcccatcttagggcatttggatgcaagttctttgtgcacaataatggaaaagactccctag tatttgatgaaactaacattctttctgagagacaggaacatgaagatgaagccattggattggtaaaaGACTTGACTGAAGCCTTagcacaagtcaaagtggcaccaaaagaaggaacaggtgatggaacaggttcttccattcaGGGCAACCTCACAGAGGGAACTAGTCAAAgaggaattgaaataaatcccctaaaaaaacttgttcatgaccctgtccctcagcaacagaacatgggagaagtATCTAgtagaaaccagttggttgtaaaacctcacaagtatcaaagttctcatcttATTGAGAACATTATCGCTGATCCAACATTTAGAGTCAAAaatagatcacaattaaagaatctgtgtgcttttgatgcctttttacatcttattgaacctaaaaatattgttgaggctttgcaggatgcagattgggtgaatgcaatgcaagatggaCTCAATCAGTTCGAAaggagtcaagtttggcatctagttccaagacccaaggacagatcaattattg acattgatgaacctggttcatcagttgatcaaaagttgtataggggtataaTTGGTTTACTCTTAtatcttactgccagcagacctgacattgttttcagtgtagggtttTGTGCTCGCTTTCAGGCTAATCCTAAAGAGTCTCCCTTGACTgatgtcaagaggatactaagatatttgaaaggcaccactgatctgtgtctttggtatcctaaaggtagtaatttcaatctagaaGGATATGCCGATGCTGATTATATAGGTTTActtgtggataggaaaaacaCCTCAG tggcatTATTcactgctgaggctgaatatgttgctgctgcatcttgttgtgctcaattactatggatcaaacagcagctggtagattttggaattgacgttggttgcattcctatattatGTGATAACaatagtgctataa gcatgttcaagagagttctaaATGAAGAaactggttcatcagtatggggTCATATGAAAgttcag GGAAGCCAAATAGATCATTCAAAATCTagaatttcaggttga
- the LOC138870796 gene encoding uncharacterized protein yields the protein MRNHIIGEDYELWDIVTDGPLATTKKNAEGVDVSKTRADCTAEDLKKWEKNVKAKKCLVYGLGPDEYSRVQSCTTAKEIWGTLQVVHEGTPQVKRFRGTLLYSQYENFTMKEGETIQEIYTRFTTLTNELKSLGRIILE from the coding sequence ATGAGGaaccacatcataggagaagactatgaactctgggacatagtcactgatggtcctctagcaactacaaagaagaatgctgaaggagtggatgtgtcaaagacaagagctgactgcactgctgaagacttgaagaaatgggagaagaatgTCAAGGCCAAGAAATGTCTTGTGTATGGATTGGGTCCAGATGAGTATAGTAGagttcaaagttgtaccactgctaaggaaatctggggCACTCTGCAAGTGgttcatgaaggaacacctcaagtgaagaggttcaGAGGAACACtactgtattctcaatatgagaatttcaccatgaaggaaggagaaaccatacAAGAGAtatatacaaggttcaccacactaacaaatgaactcaagtctcttggaaggattattcttgaataa
- the LOC104236445 gene encoding uncharacterized protein yields the protein MARQSWLDYNGKSKNTLTTRPRRCFENSFTCYNHQSSEIASNAMQFLSRPWSPSSSDFLQMFSSSNNLLLKDTEDYDAEMLDSSSNRAITNKHYIKLDLHHMKGWLKSKSPFSFFRSSHQEKKEKLRLLQQFLALPAIAAPEF from the exons ATGGCTCGGCAGAGTTGGCTGGACTACAAT GGTAAGTCGAAGAACACACTTACGACAAGACCTAGAAGGTGTTTCGAGAATAGTTTCACTTGTTACAATCATCAATCATCAGAGATAGCTAGCAATGCAATGCAGTTCTTGAGTCGACCGTGGAGCCCATCTTCTAGTGATTTCCTGCAAATGTTTTCATCAAGT AATAATCTCTTGTTGAAAGACACAGAGGATTATGATGCAGAAATGCTGGACAGCTCAAGCAACAGAGCTATAACCAACAAGCACTACATTAAG TTGGACTTGCATCACATGAAGGGATGGCTAAAAAGCAAATCTCCATTTTCCTTCTTTAGATCATCGCAtcaagagaagaaagagaaactCCG CTTGCTTCAGCAATTTCTGGCTTTGCCAGCAATAGCAGCTCCGGAATTCTAG